The proteins below are encoded in one region of Thioalkalivibrio sp. K90mix:
- a CDS encoding zinc ABC transporter substrate-binding protein ZnuA, translating into MHSRPRHPFGISLTVSLLAILGLLLPGMAAADKPRIVATILPIHSIVAALGEDAFDVELLVPATASPHGYSMRPSEARRLQNADMVVWVGPDLETFLERPLRRAGDREIISLMDDLDLDLKPTREGGVWEHHHDHGDDDHGHGDHDHDHNGHGHSHDDGHSDDNHSHNGHGHNGHDHNHDHGHHDEAHGHDHDHHHGDYDAHIWLSPAVVRAITEQLADKLMQWDPERAEIVEANRDALLERINDLDGRLAEQLEPVRDQAFIVFHDAYQYFEQHYGLNSAGSISIDPSRSPGPRRISELRERVADGDVVCLFTEPQFRPALAETVAEGTDTRLGVLDPVGAELEPGPDAWFELMQNMADGFAGCLGKE; encoded by the coding sequence ATGCACTCGCGCCCGCGCCACCCCTTCGGGATTTCGCTGACGGTCAGCCTGCTGGCCATCCTGGGCCTCCTGCTCCCGGGCATGGCCGCCGCGGACAAGCCGCGCATCGTCGCGACCATTCTACCGATTCACAGCATCGTCGCCGCCCTGGGCGAGGACGCCTTCGACGTGGAACTGCTGGTCCCCGCCACGGCTTCGCCGCACGGATATTCCATGCGGCCATCCGAGGCGCGCCGTCTGCAGAACGCGGACATGGTGGTCTGGGTCGGCCCGGACCTCGAGACCTTTCTGGAGCGCCCGCTCCGCCGTGCCGGCGACCGCGAGATTATCAGCCTGATGGACGACCTCGACCTGGACTTGAAGCCCACGCGCGAAGGGGGCGTCTGGGAGCATCACCACGACCACGGGGACGATGATCACGGCCACGGCGACCATGACCACGATCACAACGGCCATGGCCACAGCCACGACGACGGGCACTCCGACGACAATCACAGCCACAACGGCCATGGCCACAACGGCCATGACCACAACCATGATCACGGCCACCACGACGAGGCCCATGGACACGACCATGATCACCATCACGGCGACTACGATGCCCACATCTGGCTCTCGCCAGCGGTGGTGCGCGCGATCACCGAGCAGCTCGCCGACAAGCTGATGCAATGGGATCCGGAACGCGCCGAAATCGTGGAGGCCAACCGTGACGCCCTGCTCGAACGGATCAACGATCTGGACGGACGCCTGGCGGAACAGCTCGAGCCGGTACGGGACCAGGCCTTTATCGTGTTCCACGACGCCTACCAGTACTTCGAGCAGCACTACGGTCTGAACTCCGCCGGCTCGATCAGCATCGATCCCTCGCGCAGCCCGGGGCCGCGGCGCATCAGCGAACTGCGCGAGCGTGTCGCCGACGGCGACGTGGTCTGCCTGTTCACCGAGCCGCAATTCCGTCCGGCCCTGGCCGAGACCGTGGCCGAGGGAACCGATACACGGCTCGGCGTGCTGGATCCTGTCGGTGCCGAACTGGAGCCCGGGCCGGATGCCTGGTTCGAGTTGATGCAGAACATGGCGGACGGCTTTGCCGGCTGCCTGGGTAAGGAATAG
- a CDS encoding PAS domain S-box protein, protein MTEICAAHGYAALFEHAPVGLAEMDTEGRILRANPRLGEMLACDPGDLVGGWLRERLLPEDVEPCEARRRGLLDGGCPNCQVEVRLVDATGLARWVEISISRIPATIDSPEALLAAVADIGTRKQAEQRMDSLLHASPAVIYTMHPDNLGTMTWLSRNSVSVTGWAPEQISSNPDWLTTHIAPEDYGRCVCQVRRWLSDGAQGFCRLNYRQRMPNGHWQWLEDQITAIRDATGAVTELVGAFQDIGARVETERHLEKIARNLPGVIYQYRQHPDGRGCYPYASEGMTDIFGIAPEEAMRDAEAVFRVIHPEDVERIRASIEASMRSLEPWLQRYRVMSPERGETWLEGHASPEALDDGSVLWHGVILDITQRVRAEHALHRSEQELALAQSIAHVGNWISDFQKHEIRWSDEVYRIFGMERSRWEGTHGAFMQAVHPGDRERVQAAVDRALAGLEQFDVTHRILRPDGTERVVRELASVELSPCGTPARMVGTVQDITEQYHLEQEQRLLAATFESSQAIFITDVEGTIQRVNATFTQLTGYTEEEAVGANPRILNSGRQDRDFYQEMFRTVRETGHWQGEIWNRRKNGEIFPLHEVVTAIHDDQGEIEYYIAMFHDITRQKELEAALEHQAFYDPLTDAANRGYFETLLDQEARRAQRYAHPCSLLLLDIDHFKRINDTFGHEVGDEVLRFLVHALKGRLREADVLGRWGGEEFVVLLPGTDAERGQHVAEQLREQVTATAFPCVGLVTISLGVAECRPGESIRDWVKRADEAMYVAKKGGRNRVVRLDD, encoded by the coding sequence ATGACGGAGATTTGTGCGGCCCACGGCTACGCCGCGCTGTTCGAGCATGCCCCGGTTGGGCTGGCCGAGATGGACACGGAGGGGCGCATCCTGCGCGCGAACCCGCGTCTGGGGGAGATGCTGGCCTGCGACCCTGGGGATCTGGTCGGGGGATGGTTGCGCGAGCGCCTGCTCCCCGAGGATGTCGAGCCCTGCGAGGCGCGACGCCGCGGTCTGCTTGACGGTGGCTGCCCCAACTGCCAGGTCGAGGTTCGCCTGGTGGACGCCACAGGCCTTGCCCGCTGGGTCGAGATCAGTATCAGCCGTATCCCCGCGACGATTGATAGCCCGGAGGCGCTACTGGCGGCTGTTGCCGATATCGGTACGCGCAAGCAGGCCGAGCAGCGCATGGACAGCCTGTTGCATGCCAGCCCCGCGGTGATCTACACCATGCATCCGGACAACCTCGGCACCATGACCTGGCTCAGCCGCAACTCGGTCTCGGTGACCGGTTGGGCCCCGGAGCAGATCAGCTCGAATCCGGACTGGCTGACAACCCACATCGCCCCGGAGGACTATGGCCGCTGCGTCTGTCAGGTGCGGCGCTGGCTGTCCGACGGGGCCCAAGGGTTCTGCCGCCTGAACTACCGCCAGCGGATGCCCAACGGCCACTGGCAGTGGCTGGAGGACCAGATCACCGCCATTCGTGATGCAACCGGTGCGGTGACCGAACTGGTGGGTGCTTTTCAGGATATCGGCGCGCGCGTCGAGACCGAGCGACACCTGGAAAAGATCGCCCGCAACCTGCCCGGCGTGATTTACCAGTACCGCCAGCACCCCGACGGGCGTGGCTGCTACCCATACGCTAGCGAGGGGATGACCGATATATTCGGGATTGCACCCGAGGAGGCGATGCGCGATGCCGAGGCGGTGTTCCGCGTGATCCACCCGGAGGACGTGGAACGCATCCGCGCGAGCATCGAAGCGTCGATGCGATCGCTGGAACCCTGGTTGCAGCGCTATCGCGTGATGAGTCCCGAACGCGGCGAGACCTGGCTGGAGGGCCACGCGAGTCCGGAGGCTCTGGACGACGGGAGTGTGCTCTGGCACGGCGTGATCCTGGACATCACGCAGCGGGTGCGCGCCGAGCATGCTCTGCACCGAAGTGAGCAGGAACTGGCCCTGGCACAAAGCATCGCGCATGTCGGCAACTGGATCAGTGATTTCCAGAAGCACGAGATTCGCTGGTCGGACGAGGTCTATCGCATCTTCGGGATGGAACGATCCCGCTGGGAGGGCACGCATGGGGCGTTCATGCAGGCGGTCCACCCGGGGGACCGTGAACGCGTACAGGCGGCGGTAGACCGAGCCCTGGCTGGTCTGGAGCAGTTCGATGTGACCCACCGCATCCTGCGGCCGGACGGTACAGAGCGCGTGGTGCGCGAGCTAGCCTCCGTGGAGCTCAGCCCCTGCGGCACGCCCGCGCGCATGGTCGGCACGGTGCAGGATATTACCGAGCAGTATCACCTCGAACAGGAGCAGCGTCTGCTGGCCGCGACCTTCGAGTCCAGCCAGGCCATCTTCATCACGGACGTTGAGGGCACCATCCAGCGTGTGAACGCAACGTTCACGCAGCTCACGGGATATACCGAAGAGGAGGCCGTGGGGGCAAATCCGCGCATCCTGAATTCCGGGCGCCAGGATCGCGACTTCTACCAGGAGATGTTCCGCACGGTGCGCGAGACGGGCCACTGGCAGGGCGAGATCTGGAATCGCCGCAAGAATGGCGAGATCTTCCCCCTGCACGAGGTCGTTACCGCGATCCACGACGATCAGGGCGAGATCGAGTACTACATCGCGATGTTCCACGACATCACGCGGCAGAAAGAACTCGAGGCCGCCCTGGAGCACCAGGCTTTCTACGACCCGCTGACCGATGCCGCCAACCGTGGCTACTTCGAGACGCTCCTGGATCAGGAGGCGCGCCGTGCGCAGCGTTACGCGCATCCCTGCTCGCTACTGCTGCTGGATATCGACCACTTCAAGCGTATCAACGATACGTTCGGCCACGAGGTGGGCGACGAGGTCCTGCGCTTCCTGGTGCATGCCCTGAAGGGTCGTCTGCGCGAGGCGGATGTACTGGGACGCTGGGGTGGCGAGGAGTTTGTGGTCCTGCTGCCCGGAACGGACGCGGAGCGTGGCCAGCATGTGGCCGAACAGCTGCGCGAGCAGGTCACTGCTACGGCATTCCCCTGTGTGGGCCTTGTGACGATTAGTCTGGGGGTTGCGGAGTGCCGCCCCGGTGAGTCGATCAGGGACTGGGTGAAGCGAGCGGACGAGGCCATGTACGTGGCCAAGAAGGGCGGGCGCAATCGGGTCGTGCGGCTGGATGATTGA
- the gcvPB gene encoding aminomethyl-transferring glycine dehydrogenase subunit GcvPB has product MNTTENHLIFERSRAGRSAVAQAPRAHATTAIPANLQRKSAPGLPAASELDVVRHYTRLSQKNFSIDTEFYPLGSCTMKYNPRACNSLAMLPGFLNRHPHAPASHSQGFLHTMFELQEMLKDVTGMKAVSLAPMAGAQGEYTGVAMIRAYHDARGDSERREIIVPDAAHGTNPATAIMCGYEVREIPTDASGDVNLEALKEAVGPQTAGIMLTNPSTVGVFERRISEIAKIVHDAGGLLYYDGANLNAILGKVRPGDMGFDVIHMNLHKTFSTPHGGGGPGSGAVGVGERLLPYLPVPHVIENGEGGYRFATETDYPETIGRLSAFAGNAGVLLRAYVYMRMLGREGMQRVSEFATLNANYLARELESAGFDLAYPERRATHEFIVTLKKQAKELGLTAGDVAKRLLDHGYHAPTTYFPLLVPECLLVEPTETESKETLDGFVEAMVAILEEAGRDIDTIKASPHNLPNRRFNEVAAAKALDVVYQEPSTDEGEPAPRTGTSG; this is encoded by the coding sequence ATGAACACCACGGAAAACCATCTGATCTTCGAACGTTCGCGTGCCGGTCGCTCGGCCGTGGCCCAGGCGCCGCGCGCGCATGCCACGACCGCCATCCCCGCGAACCTGCAGCGCAAATCGGCCCCTGGCCTGCCTGCGGCCTCGGAGCTGGATGTGGTGCGTCACTACACGCGGTTGTCGCAAAAGAACTTCTCCATCGATACCGAGTTCTACCCGCTGGGCTCGTGCACGATGAAGTACAACCCGCGCGCCTGTAACAGCCTGGCCATGCTGCCCGGCTTCCTGAACCGGCACCCGCATGCCCCGGCCAGCCACAGCCAGGGCTTCCTGCACACCATGTTCGAGCTGCAGGAGATGCTGAAGGACGTGACCGGCATGAAGGCCGTGTCGCTGGCGCCGATGGCCGGTGCGCAGGGCGAGTACACCGGGGTGGCGATGATCCGCGCCTATCACGATGCGCGCGGCGACAGCGAACGCCGCGAGATCATCGTCCCGGACGCCGCGCACGGCACCAATCCGGCCACCGCAATCATGTGCGGCTACGAGGTACGCGAGATCCCCACCGACGCAAGCGGCGACGTGAACCTCGAGGCGCTGAAGGAGGCCGTTGGGCCGCAGACCGCCGGGATCATGCTGACCAACCCGTCCACCGTGGGCGTGTTCGAGCGTCGTATCTCCGAGATCGCGAAGATCGTGCACGACGCCGGCGGCCTGCTGTACTACGACGGCGCCAACCTGAACGCGATCCTCGGCAAGGTGCGCCCGGGCGACATGGGGTTCGACGTGATCCACATGAACCTGCACAAGACCTTCTCCACGCCGCATGGCGGGGGCGGTCCGGGTTCCGGTGCGGTCGGTGTCGGCGAGCGCCTGCTGCCGTACCTGCCGGTGCCGCACGTGATCGAGAACGGCGAGGGTGGCTACCGTTTTGCCACCGAGACGGACTATCCCGAGACCATCGGCCGCCTGTCCGCGTTTGCCGGCAACGCCGGGGTGCTGCTGCGCGCCTATGTCTACATGCGCATGCTGGGGCGCGAGGGCATGCAGCGCGTGTCCGAGTTCGCCACACTGAACGCCAACTACCTGGCGCGCGAACTGGAGAGCGCCGGGTTCGACCTGGCTTATCCCGAGCGCCGTGCGACCCACGAGTTCATCGTTACGCTGAAGAAGCAGGCGAAGGAACTGGGCTTGACTGCGGGGGATGTCGCCAAGCGCCTGCTGGACCACGGCTACCATGCGCCGACCACCTACTTCCCGCTGCTGGTGCCGGAGTGCCTGCTGGTCGAGCCGACCGAGACCGAGTCGAAGGAGACGCTGGACGGCTTCGTCGAGGCGATGGTTGCGATTCTGGAAGAGGCCGGCCGCGACATCGACACCATCAAGGCGTCGCCGCACAACCTGCCCAACCGCCGCTTCAACGAGGTGGCCGCGGCCAAGGCGCTGGACGTGGTGTACCAGGAGCCGAGTACGGATGAAGGCGAGCCGGCCCCGCGTACGGGCACCAGCGGCTAA
- the tpx gene encoding thiol peroxidase codes for MAEVKLKGNPIHTNGDLPHVGSPAPDFKLTTKDLEDVSLAHFGDKRKLISIVPSLDTPVCAESTKKFEDMVKQRPDLEILVVSADLPFAMGRFCAAENLERVTVLSMMRDRNFAKDYGVLIQDGPLEGITARGVVLLDTDNLVMHAELVSEIGEEPDYDAIFKALDDRADLSPTQ; via the coding sequence ATGGCCGAAGTCAAACTGAAGGGTAATCCGATCCATACCAACGGCGACCTGCCGCACGTCGGCTCGCCGGCCCCGGATTTCAAGCTGACGACCAAGGACCTCGAGGACGTCTCGCTCGCCCACTTTGGCGACAAGCGCAAGCTGATCTCGATCGTGCCCAGTCTGGACACCCCGGTCTGTGCCGAGTCCACCAAGAAGTTCGAGGACATGGTCAAGCAGCGCCCGGATCTGGAGATCCTGGTGGTCTCCGCCGACCTGCCGTTCGCGATGGGCCGCTTCTGCGCCGCCGAGAACCTTGAGCGTGTGACCGTGCTGTCGATGATGCGCGATCGCAACTTCGCCAAGGACTACGGCGTGCTGATCCAGGACGGTCCGCTGGAGGGCATCACCGCCCGCGGTGTCGTGCTGCTGGATACCGACAATCTGGTGATGCACGCGGAGCTGGTCTCCGAGATCGGCGAGGAGCCGGACTACGACGCCATCTTCAAGGCCCTGGACGACCGGGCCGATCTGAGCCCGACGCAATAA
- the gcvPA gene encoding aminomethyl-transferring glycine dehydrogenase subunit GcvPA produces the protein MPFIPHTEEDIRSMLDRIGADSIEDLFDEIPKELRAPALEKVPEGLNEMAISRLMQERAARDGMASNFIGAGAYEHHIPAAVWQIATRGEFYSAYTPYQAEASQGTLQLIYEYQTMISRLTGMEASNASLYDGASALAEAVLMAVRVNRRSKSKKILVPGALHPDYRRVIHTLIGNQGIELVEIPFDETSGQTPVDALAPFADDDVTAMIISQPNFFGILEDVDALTGWAEQREVPVIAVVNPVSLALLKPPGEWGENGVDIVVGEGQPLGAPLSSGGPYFGFMTTRKKHIRQMPGRIVGRAEDADGKPGYVLTLQAREQHIRRSKATSNICTNQGLVVTAATIHMSMLGDEGLTRVAEACYANTHALVEKLAAKGIKPRFTGEYFHEVALDFGGDAAGRVQAMADAGVLAGYQLGRDYAQLDGCVLACATETKTDADLEQYVTTCEQAKAA, from the coding sequence ATGCCCTTTATCCCGCATACCGAAGAAGACATCCGCTCGATGCTCGACCGCATCGGCGCCGATTCCATCGAGGATCTGTTCGACGAGATCCCGAAAGAACTGCGCGCGCCGGCGCTCGAAAAGGTCCCCGAGGGACTGAACGAGATGGCGATCTCGCGTCTGATGCAGGAGCGTGCGGCGCGGGACGGCATGGCGTCCAATTTCATCGGCGCCGGGGCCTACGAGCACCATATCCCGGCGGCCGTGTGGCAGATCGCCACGCGTGGCGAGTTCTACAGTGCCTACACGCCGTACCAGGCGGAGGCCAGCCAGGGCACGCTGCAGCTGATCTACGAATACCAGACCATGATCAGCCGTCTGACCGGTATGGAGGCCTCCAACGCCTCGCTGTACGACGGCGCCTCCGCGCTGGCCGAGGCCGTGCTGATGGCCGTGCGCGTGAACCGCCGCTCGAAGAGCAAGAAGATCCTCGTGCCAGGCGCGCTGCATCCGGATTATCGCCGCGTGATCCACACCCTGATCGGTAACCAGGGCATCGAGCTGGTCGAGATCCCGTTCGACGAGACCTCTGGCCAGACGCCGGTCGATGCGCTGGCGCCGTTCGCGGACGACGACGTGACCGCGATGATCATCAGCCAGCCGAACTTCTTCGGCATCCTGGAAGATGTCGACGCGCTCACCGGCTGGGCCGAGCAGCGCGAGGTCCCGGTGATCGCCGTGGTCAACCCGGTCTCGCTGGCGCTGCTGAAGCCGCCGGGTGAGTGGGGCGAGAACGGCGTCGATATCGTGGTGGGCGAGGGCCAGCCGCTGGGTGCCCCGCTGTCCTCCGGCGGGCCGTACTTCGGCTTCATGACCACGCGCAAGAAGCACATCCGGCAGATGCCGGGGCGTATCGTCGGCCGCGCCGAGGATGCCGACGGCAAGCCGGGCTACGTGCTGACACTGCAGGCCCGCGAGCAGCACATCCGCCGCTCCAAGGCGACCTCGAACATCTGCACCAACCAGGGCCTGGTGGTCACCGCCGCGACGATCCACATGTCCATGCTGGGTGACGAGGGTCTGACCCGCGTGGCCGAGGCCTGCTACGCCAACACCCACGCGCTGGTGGAGAAGCTGGCGGCCAAGGGCATCAAGCCGCGCTTTACCGGCGAGTACTTCCACGAGGTCGCGCTGGACTTCGGCGGGGACGCCGCGGGCCGCGTGCAGGCGATGGCCGATGCCGGCGTGCTGGCCGGATACCAGCTGGGCCGCGACTATGCCCAGCTCGACGGCTGCGTGCTGGCCTGCGCGACCGAGACCAAGACGGATGCCGATCTGGAGCAGTATGTGACGACCTGCGAGCAGGCGAAGGCCGCCTGA
- the gcvH gene encoding glycine cleavage system protein GcvH yields the protein MSEAPKDLKYTKSHEWVRQEADGSVTIGITDHAQELLGDLVFVEAPEAGSSVEAGSACATVESVKAASDVYAPLSGEVTEANEELADSPEKVNESPFDEGWLFKMKPSDASQLDALMDADAYAAHVEAES from the coding sequence ATGAGCGAAGCACCGAAGGATCTGAAGTACACCAAGAGCCACGAGTGGGTGCGCCAGGAGGCTGACGGCAGCGTGACCATCGGCATTACCGATCACGCGCAGGAACTGCTGGGCGATCTGGTGTTCGTGGAGGCCCCGGAGGCGGGCAGCTCGGTCGAGGCCGGCTCCGCCTGCGCGACGGTCGAGTCGGTCAAGGCCGCCTCGGATGTGTATGCCCCGCTGTCCGGCGAGGTGACCGAGGCCAACGAAGAGCTGGCCGACAGCCCCGAAAAGGTCAACGAGTCGCCGTTCGACGAGGGCTGGCTGTTCAAGATGAAGCCCTCCGACGCGAGCCAGCTCGACGCCCTGATGGACGCCGACGCCTACGCGGCGCACGTCGAGGCCGAGTCCTGA
- the gcvT gene encoding glycine cleavage system aminomethyltransferase GcvT: MTLKKTPLHAAHQRAGAKLVDFAGWEMPLHYGSQMEEHKMVRAGAGMFDVSHMQVVDIHGPQAQAFLRYLLANDVAKLKTEGRALYSCMLNEAGGVIDDLIIYWTGGDSYRAVVNAATAEGDIAHMQQVVKGFDANVEPRPEFALIAIQGPQAVEKTLPLLPEDLRSAGDLKPFSAVWNDSWFVARTGYTGEDGFEVMLPEAEADGFWEQLKDAGVNPIGLGARDTLRLEAGMNLYGTDMDDQTNPLTANLGWTIALKDAERDFIGRKAIEQWKAEGVPERMVGLVLEGRGVLRGGTRIETAAGDGVVTSGSFSPSLGVSVAFARIPAAVDAEELQADIRGRMLPVRVVKPVFVRNGEPQIELNR, translated from the coding sequence ATGACTTTGAAGAAAACGCCGCTTCACGCCGCGCACCAGCGCGCCGGGGCCAAGCTGGTCGACTTCGCCGGCTGGGAGATGCCGCTGCACTACGGCTCCCAGATGGAGGAGCACAAGATGGTGCGCGCCGGGGCCGGTATGTTCGATGTCTCGCACATGCAGGTCGTCGATATCCACGGCCCGCAGGCGCAGGCCTTTCTGCGCTACCTGCTGGCCAATGACGTCGCCAAGCTGAAGACCGAGGGTCGCGCCCTGTACAGCTGCATGCTGAACGAGGCCGGTGGCGTGATCGACGACCTGATCATCTACTGGACCGGGGGCGACAGCTACCGCGCCGTAGTCAATGCCGCGACCGCCGAGGGCGATATCGCCCACATGCAGCAGGTGGTAAAGGGCTTCGACGCGAACGTCGAGCCGCGCCCGGAGTTCGCGCTGATCGCGATCCAGGGCCCGCAGGCGGTGGAGAAGACGCTGCCGCTGCTGCCGGAAGACCTGCGCTCGGCCGGCGATCTCAAGCCGTTCTCCGCCGTCTGGAACGACTCCTGGTTCGTTGCCCGCACCGGCTACACCGGCGAGGACGGCTTCGAGGTGATGCTGCCGGAAGCTGAGGCCGACGGCTTCTGGGAACAGCTGAAGGACGCCGGTGTGAACCCGATCGGCCTGGGTGCGCGCGACACGCTGCGCCTGGAGGCCGGCATGAACCTCTACGGCACGGATATGGACGACCAGACCAATCCGCTGACCGCGAATCTCGGCTGGACCATCGCCCTGAAGGACGCCGAGCGCGACTTCATCGGCCGCAAGGCCATCGAACAGTGGAAGGCCGAGGGTGTGCCGGAGCGCATGGTCGGGCTGGTGCTCGAGGGTCGCGGCGTGCTGCGCGGCGGCACCCGTATCGAGACCGCGGCCGGCGACGGCGTGGTGACCTCCGGCAGCTTCTCGCCGAGCCTCGGCGTGTCGGTTGCGTTTGCGCGCATCCCGGCCGCGGTGGATGCCGAGGAACTGCAGGCCGACATCCGCGGGCGCATGCTGCCGGTGCGGGTGGTCAAGCCCGTATTCGTGCGTAACGGCGAGCCACAGATCGAACTGAATCGCTAG
- a CDS encoding ZIP family metal transporter: MTQDRQEQIDQDTEGSAKPVPRVFLVGSLIVLAAFIWLVSVIWPTLEGRIADMSTLQIGLLASFVAGLMTAVGAIPIFFLRRISQSVEDAMMGFGAGVMLSATAFELVLPSVEHAEVQYGGVGMAILVLSVGMALGGGALLALHKLVPHEHFHIGPQSGADPAKIRRVWLFIFAIALHNLPEGLAVGVGFGGDDVSDGITLAIAIGLQNIPEGLVVAIALLSLGYSKWAAFGVTLLTGLVQPIGGLIGAGAITLMEFLLPWGLAFAAGAMLFVISHEIIPESHRKGHEAQATVGVLVGFVALLAIDLAL; this comes from the coding sequence ATGACGCAGGATCGACAGGAGCAGATTGACCAGGACACCGAGGGTTCGGCCAAGCCCGTCCCGCGGGTTTTTCTGGTCGGGTCACTGATCGTATTGGCGGCGTTCATCTGGCTGGTCAGCGTGATCTGGCCGACGCTGGAAGGTCGTATCGCGGACATGAGCACCCTGCAGATCGGTCTGCTGGCGAGCTTTGTTGCCGGTCTGATGACCGCCGTGGGCGCGATTCCGATCTTTTTCCTGCGGCGTATCAGCCAGTCGGTCGAGGACGCGATGATGGGCTTCGGGGCCGGGGTCATGCTCTCGGCCACAGCCTTCGAACTGGTGCTGCCATCGGTGGAGCACGCCGAGGTTCAGTACGGCGGGGTCGGCATGGCGATCCTGGTGTTGTCGGTAGGCATGGCCCTCGGCGGCGGGGCCCTGCTGGCGCTGCACAAGCTGGTCCCGCACGAGCACTTTCACATCGGCCCCCAAAGCGGGGCCGATCCCGCGAAGATCCGGCGGGTGTGGCTGTTCATCTTTGCGATCGCCCTGCACAACCTGCCGGAGGGTCTGGCCGTCGGGGTCGGCTTCGGCGGCGACGATGTCAGCGATGGCATCACCCTGGCGATCGCGATCGGTCTGCAGAACATCCCGGAAGGGCTGGTGGTGGCGATTGCGCTCCTCTCGCTGGGCTACAGCAAGTGGGCCGCGTTCGGCGTAACCCTGCTGACCGGCCTGGTGCAGCCGATCGGCGGGTTGATCGGGGCCGGCGCGATCACGCTGATGGAATTCTTGCTGCCCTGGGGCCTGGCCTTCGCCGCGGGGGCGATGCTGTTCGTGATCAGCCACGAAATCATCCCCGAATCGCACCGCAAGGGGCACGAGGCCCAGGCGACCGTCGGCGTGCTGGTCGGCTTCGTCGCGCTTCTGGCGATCGACCTGGCGCTGTAG
- a CDS encoding sodium:alanine symporter family protein, giving the protein MLETLDQFLGDTASLLWGNPITLILLLGTGLYLTIRLGLVQVVAFRQGWRALRGTDGRAGGAGQISPFQALSTALSGTIGTGNIAGVATAIALGGPGALFWMWVTAFFGMATKFAETTLAVRYREVGPDGTIAGGPMFTLLHGLNMKKMAILFAAFTLIASFGIGNMVQANSVVDGLTFMVPNLRADDDIMGWMALIIGLTMAVLVALVIIGGVKRIAMIASAIVPFMAVVYMIGAFIVIVANIEAVPAAVATILNLALNPWAAGGGAIGLAIQYGVARGMFSNEAGLGSSAMAHAAAKNGDPPREGSVAMLEPFIDTIVVCTLTGLAIVVTGAYIDRADDVVGASLTATAFSSTLGPFGAMVVGFSLMLFAFSTMIAWSYYGDRSAYFLFGDRAVMPYRIAFVILIVIGATIPLGMVWNFSDIANILMAAPNLIALILLAGLVKKLRDDYVSGRPMPDRHDG; this is encoded by the coding sequence ATGCTCGAGACCCTCGACCAGTTCCTCGGTGATACCGCCAGCCTCCTGTGGGGCAACCCGATCACGCTGATCCTGCTGCTGGGTACGGGACTCTACCTGACCATCCGCCTGGGACTGGTGCAGGTCGTCGCCTTCCGCCAGGGCTGGCGCGCGCTGCGCGGCACCGACGGGCGTGCCGGTGGCGCTGGCCAGATCTCGCCATTCCAGGCCCTGTCCACGGCCCTGTCCGGCACCATCGGAACCGGGAATATCGCCGGCGTCGCCACGGCCATTGCCCTCGGCGGCCCCGGGGCCCTCTTCTGGATGTGGGTAACCGCCTTCTTCGGCATGGCCACCAAGTTTGCCGAGACAACCCTCGCCGTGCGCTACCGCGAAGTGGGACCGGACGGCACCATCGCCGGTGGCCCGATGTTCACCCTGCTGCACGGCCTGAACATGAAGAAGATGGCGATCCTGTTCGCCGCCTTCACCCTGATCGCCTCGTTCGGCATCGGCAACATGGTGCAGGCGAACTCTGTAGTCGATGGCCTGACCTTCATGGTCCCGAACCTGCGCGCCGATGACGACATCATGGGCTGGATGGCGCTGATCATCGGCCTGACCATGGCCGTGCTCGTCGCCCTGGTAATCATTGGCGGGGTCAAGCGCATTGCGATGATCGCCTCCGCCATCGTGCCGTTCATGGCCGTGGTGTACATGATCGGCGCGTTCATCGTGATCGTCGCCAATATCGAGGCCGTGCCGGCCGCGGTGGCCACCATCCTGAACCTGGCGCTGAACCCCTGGGCGGCCGGCGGCGGCGCGATCGGTCTGGCCATCCAGTACGGCGTCGCACGCGGCATGTTCTCGAACGAAGCGGGCCTGGGCTCCTCGGCCATGGCTCACGCCGCGGCCAAGAACGGCGATCCGCCGCGCGAAGGCTCGGTGGCCATGCTCGAGCCGTTCATCGATACCATCGTCGTCTGTACCCTGACCGGCTTGGCGATCGTGGTCACCGGCGCCTACATCGACCGCGCCGACGACGTGGTCGGCGCCTCGCTGACCGCCACCGCGTTCAGCTCCACGCTGGGGCCGTTCGGCGCGATGGTGGTCGGCTTCAGCCTGATGCTGTTCGCCTTCTCCACGATGATCGCCTGGTCCTACTATGGCGACCGCTCGGCCTACTTCCTGTTCGGCGATCGTGCGGTGATGCCCTATCGCATCGCGTTCGTGATCCTGATCGTCATCGGGGCCACCATCCCGCTGGGCATGGTCTGGAACTTCTCCGACATCGCCAACATCCTGATGGCCGCACCCAACCTGATCGCGCTGATCCTGCTGGCCGGGCTGGTGAAGAAGCTTCGCGACGATTATGTTTCCGGACGCCCGATGCCCGATCGCCATGACGGCTGA